Proteins encoded within one genomic window of Burkholderiaceae bacterium:
- a CDS encoding Transcription elongation factor GreA, with translation MPALPTMPITRRGAEKLKAELHRLKTKERPEVINAIAEARSHGDLSENAEYEAAKDRQGFIESRIKEVEGKLSAAQVIDPAEVDAGGRVVFGCTVELEDQSTGAQVQYQIVGEDEADLKLGLINVSSPIARALIGKEEGDTAEVQAPGGVRSYEIVAVHYR, from the coding sequence ATGCCTGCCCTGCCCACCATGCCCATCACCCGGCGCGGCGCCGAGAAGCTCAAGGCCGAGCTGCACCGGCTGAAGACCAAGGAGCGGCCGGAGGTGATCAACGCGATCGCCGAGGCGCGCTCGCACGGCGACCTGAGCGAGAACGCCGAATACGAGGCGGCGAAGGACCGTCAGGGCTTCATCGAAAGCCGGATCAAGGAGGTCGAAGGCAAGCTGTCGGCCGCGCAGGTGATCGACCCCGCGGAGGTCGATGCCGGCGGCCGCGTGGTGTTCGGCTGCACCGTGGAACTGGAAGACCAGAGCACCGGAGCGCAGGTGCAGTACCAGATCGTCGGCGAGGACGAAGCCGACCTGAAGCTCGGCCTGATCAATGTGTCGAGCCCGATCGCGCGCGCGCTGATCGGCAAGGAGGAAGGCGACACCGCCGAGGTGCAGGCACCGGGCGGCGTGCGCAGCTACGAAATCGTTGCGGTGCATTACCGCTGA
- a CDS encoding Putative transmembrane protein — translation MARVAAMVAALWWGSLSTIGLLVVPLLFAHLPTRAIAGGMAARLFAAQTWVSLACGLALLVFSRTKSAEAVMPSSYLAIGLIAFSMLLALLAQFVVAPHIVARDNLRLWHSVGSVMYLLQWASAGAVLWLSVAHPVSAG, via the coding sequence ATGGCACGCGTCGCTGCAATGGTCGCGGCCCTGTGGTGGGGGAGCTTGTCGACGATCGGCTTGCTCGTCGTCCCGCTGCTGTTCGCCCATCTGCCTACGCGCGCGATCGCAGGCGGCATGGCGGCGCGGCTGTTTGCGGCGCAGACCTGGGTGTCGCTCGCCTGCGGGCTGGCACTGCTCGTGTTTTCACGAACAAAAAGCGCGGAAGCCGTCATGCCATCTTCGTATTTAGCTATTGGTTTGATAGCATTCTCGATGCTGCTCGCGTTGCTCGCGCAGTTCGTCGTGGCGCCGCATATCGTCGCGCGCGACAATTTGAGGCTCTGGCATAGCGTCGGCAGCGTCATGTATCTGCTGCAATGGGCGAGCGCCGGTGCGGTGCTGTGGCTGAGCGTGGCGCACCCGGTTTCGGCCGGCTGA
- a CDS encoding glycosyltransferase, whose product MKWGRKYGPEYVNRLYAMVRRHLSGPFRFVCLTDDTSGIRSEVECHPIPALALDVPAGAPDRAWKKLTTFTPNLYGLRGTALFLDVDVVIVGDLDVFFAEPGEFLIIRDYRRAWQARRITGNSSVYRFEIGAHGDVLDYFRTHADEVQARFRNEQTYLSDFLHRQGRLRYWPAAWCPSFKYQSIPHWPASYWREPQVPPGARIVIFHGECNPPDALAGRRNRRFRALRPAPWVAQHWRE is encoded by the coding sequence ATGAAGTGGGGCCGCAAGTACGGCCCGGAATACGTGAACCGGCTGTACGCGATGGTGCGCCGCCATCTGAGCGGCCCGTTTCGCTTCGTCTGCCTGACCGACGACACGAGCGGCATCCGCAGCGAGGTCGAATGCCACCCGATTCCGGCGCTCGCGCTCGACGTGCCGGCCGGCGCGCCGGACCGGGCCTGGAAGAAGCTGACCACCTTCACGCCCAATCTGTACGGGCTGCGCGGAACCGCGCTGTTTCTCGATGTCGACGTCGTGATCGTCGGCGATCTGGACGTGTTCTTCGCCGAACCGGGCGAATTCCTGATCATTCGCGACTACCGGCGCGCCTGGCAGGCGAGGCGCATCACCGGCAATTCGTCGGTGTACCGATTCGAGATCGGCGCGCACGGCGACGTGCTGGACTACTTCCGGACCCATGCCGACGAAGTGCAGGCGCGCTTTCGCAACGAGCAGACCTATCTGTCGGACTTCCTGCACCGCCAGGGCCGGCTGCGCTACTGGCCCGCGGCCTGGTGCCCGAGCTTCAAGTACCAGAGCATTCCGCACTGGCCGGCGAGCTACTGGCGCGAGCCGCAGGTGCCGCCGGGCGCGCGCATCGTGATCTTCCACGGCGAATGCAATCCGCCCGACGCGCTGGCTGGCCGCCGCAACCGGCGCTTTCGCGCGCTGCGCCCGGCGCCTTGGGTCGCGCAGCATTGGCGGGAATAG
- a CDS encoding RNA-binding protein YhbY: MAQIQLTPAERKAHRAAAHHLDPVVIVGAGGLTPGVIKESDAALAAHGLIKVRVLSDDRAAREAMLDELADALGAAAIQHIGKLLVLWRPQPAKERAVDEARMPGPKDVKVLKYSKRGGQRPEVKMLRVLGNQRLTAGGKVKRARPRPPVSAKKRGRT, from the coding sequence ATGGCACAGATCCAGTTGACCCCGGCCGAGCGCAAGGCCCACCGCGCCGCCGCGCACCATCTCGACCCGGTCGTGATCGTCGGCGCCGGCGGCCTGACCCCCGGCGTGATCAAGGAGTCCGACGCGGCGCTCGCCGCGCACGGCCTGATCAAGGTGCGGGTGCTGTCGGACGACCGCGCCGCGCGCGAGGCGATGCTCGATGAACTGGCCGATGCGCTCGGCGCCGCGGCGATCCAGCACATCGGGAAACTGCTGGTGCTGTGGCGGCCGCAGCCGGCTAAAGAGCGGGCGGTCGACGAGGCCCGGATGCCGGGGCCGAAGGACGTCAAGGTCCTGAAATACAGCAAGCGCGGCGGCCAGCGGCCCGAAGTCAAGATGCTGCGCGTGCTCGGCAACCAGCGGCTGACCGCGGGCGGCAAGGTCAAGCGCGCACGCCCGCGGCCGCCGGTTTCGGCCAAGAAACGCGGCAGAACCTGA
- a CDS encoding 23S rRNA (uridine(2552)-2'-O)-methyltransferase, producing the protein MKVRTQSRKVNKAWLNDHVNDPYVRLAQREGYRARAAYKLKEIDETLHLVRPGQLIVDLGSAPGAWSQYLRRRLSALDGADATERTQRSAILALDLLTMEPVDGVTFLQGDFREPAVLRALEDAMAGRRADLVLSDMAPNLSGIAAADAARIADVVELAVAFALAHLTPQGVLVAKVFHGSGYSQLVELFKRSFRAVRPLKPKASRNKSSETFLVGIGPKGAPVAIDAGGPG; encoded by the coding sequence ATGAAAGTCCGGACCCAGAGCAGGAAGGTGAACAAGGCGTGGCTGAACGATCATGTCAACGATCCATACGTGCGGCTGGCGCAGCGCGAAGGCTACCGCGCGCGGGCTGCGTACAAGCTCAAGGAGATCGACGAGACGCTGCATCTGGTCCGGCCCGGGCAACTGATCGTCGACCTGGGCAGTGCGCCGGGCGCGTGGAGCCAGTACCTGCGTCGCAGGCTGAGCGCGCTGGATGGGGCCGATGCGACCGAGCGTACGCAGCGCAGCGCGATCCTCGCGCTCGACCTGCTGACCATGGAGCCGGTCGACGGCGTGACCTTTCTGCAGGGGGACTTCCGCGAGCCGGCGGTGCTGCGCGCGCTCGAGGACGCGATGGCCGGCCGGCGCGCCGACCTGGTCTTGTCCGACATGGCGCCGAACCTGTCCGGCATCGCCGCCGCGGACGCTGCACGCATCGCCGATGTGGTCGAGCTTGCGGTCGCGTTTGCGCTGGCGCACCTGACGCCACAGGGCGTGCTGGTGGCCAAGGTCTTCCATGGTAGCGGCTACAGCCAGCTGGTCGAATTGTTCAAGCGCAGCTTCCGGGCGGTCCGGCCTCTGAAGCCCAAGGCGTCGCGCAACAAATCGTCAGAGACGTTTCTGGTCGGGATCGGACCGAAGGGTGCGCCGGTGGCCATCGACGCAGGCGGGCCCGGGTGA
- a CDS encoding Cell division-associated, ATP-dependent zinc metalloprotease FtsH — MNNQWFSKLAIWLVIAMVLFTVFKQFDTRGVNGAGTIPYSQFLNDVHSNQIKSATIQEGQSGLDISAVTTDDRKIRTVATYLDRGLIGDLINYNVKFDIKPREEGSLLMTLLVSWGPMLLLIGVWVYFMRQMQGGGKGGAFSFGKSKARMMDENNNTITFADVAGCDEAKDEVREVVEFLKDPQKFQKLGGRIPRGLLLVGPPGTGKTLLARAIAGEAKVPFFSISGSDFVEMFVGVGAARVRDMFENAKKNAPCIIFVDEIDAVGRQRGAGLGGGNDEREQTLNQMLVEMDGFETNMGVIVVAATNRPDILDAALLRPGRFDRQVYVTLPDIRGREQILNVHMRKIPIGQDVRAGVIARGTPGMSGADLANLCNEAALMAARRNARVVEMQDFEKAKDKILMGPERKSMVMHEEERRNTAYHESGHALIGKLLPKCDPVYKVTIIPRGRALGVTMALPERDRYSYDKEYMLGQISMLFGGRIAEEVFMHQMTTGASNDFERATQLARDMVMRYGMTEALGPMVYAENEGEVFLGRSVTKTTNMSEETMQKVDAEVRRIIDQQYALARKLIEDNQDKMHAMAKALLEWETIDSDQIEDIMAGKEPRPPADLAPSTPPASGDSGPTPAVKPGPAPTVP, encoded by the coding sequence TTGAACAATCAGTGGTTCTCGAAACTCGCCATCTGGCTCGTGATCGCCATGGTGCTGTTCACGGTCTTCAAGCAGTTCGATACCCGTGGCGTCAACGGCGCCGGCACCATCCCGTATTCCCAGTTCCTGAATGACGTCCACAGCAACCAGATCAAGAGCGCGACGATCCAGGAAGGCCAGAGCGGGCTGGACATCTCTGCCGTCACCACCGATGACCGCAAGATCCGTACCGTTGCGACCTATCTGGATCGCGGGCTGATCGGCGACCTGATCAACTACAACGTCAAGTTCGACATCAAGCCGCGCGAAGAGGGTTCGCTGCTGATGACGCTGCTCGTCAGCTGGGGCCCGATGCTGCTGCTGATCGGGGTCTGGGTCTACTTCATGCGGCAGATGCAGGGCGGCGGCAAAGGCGGAGCCTTCAGCTTCGGCAAGAGCAAGGCCCGCATGATGGACGAGAACAACAACACGATCACCTTTGCCGACGTCGCCGGTTGTGACGAAGCCAAGGACGAAGTGCGCGAGGTCGTTGAGTTCCTGAAAGACCCGCAGAAGTTCCAGAAGCTCGGGGGCCGCATTCCGCGCGGGTTGCTGCTGGTCGGCCCGCCGGGCACCGGCAAGACGCTGCTGGCCCGGGCCATCGCCGGCGAGGCCAAGGTGCCGTTCTTCAGCATTTCCGGCTCGGACTTCGTCGAGATGTTCGTCGGCGTCGGCGCCGCGCGCGTGCGCGACATGTTCGAGAACGCGAAGAAGAACGCGCCCTGCATCATCTTCGTCGACGAGATCGACGCGGTCGGCCGCCAGCGCGGCGCGGGCCTCGGCGGCGGCAACGACGAGCGCGAGCAGACGCTGAACCAGATGCTGGTCGAGATGGACGGCTTCGAGACCAACATGGGCGTGATCGTGGTGGCTGCCACGAACCGGCCCGACATTCTGGACGCGGCGCTGCTGCGTCCGGGCCGCTTCGACCGGCAGGTGTACGTGACGCTGCCCGACATCCGCGGCCGCGAGCAGATCCTGAACGTGCACATGCGCAAGATTCCGATCGGCCAGGACGTGCGGGCCGGCGTGATCGCGCGCGGCACGCCGGGCATGAGCGGCGCCGATCTGGCGAACCTGTGCAACGAGGCGGCGCTGATGGCCGCGCGCCGCAACGCGCGCGTGGTCGAGATGCAGGACTTCGAGAAGGCCAAGGACAAGATCCTGATGGGCCCGGAGCGCAAGAGCATGGTGATGCACGAAGAGGAGCGGCGCAACACCGCGTACCACGAGTCGGGCCACGCACTGATCGGCAAGCTGCTGCCGAAATGCGATCCGGTGTACAAGGTCACGATCATTCCGCGCGGCCGGGCACTGGGCGTGACGATGGCGCTGCCCGAGCGCGACCGCTACAGCTACGACAAGGAATACATGCTGGGCCAGATCAGCATGCTGTTCGGCGGACGCATCGCCGAAGAAGTGTTCATGCACCAGATGACGACCGGCGCTTCCAACGACTTCGAGCGCGCGACGCAGCTCGCGCGCGACATGGTGATGCGCTACGGCATGACGGAGGCGCTCGGGCCGATGGTCTATGCGGAGAACGAGGGCGAAGTGTTCCTGGGTCGCTCGGTCACCAAGACCACCAACATGAGCGAAGAGACGATGCAGAAGGTCGACGCCGAGGTGCGCCGCATCATCGACCAGCAATACGCGCTCGCGCGCAAGCTGATCGAGGACAACCAGGACAAGATGCACGCGATGGCCAAGGCCCTGCTCGAATGGGAAACCATCGACAGCGACCAGATCGAAGACATCATGGCCGGCAAAGAGCCGCGTCCGCCGGCCGATCTGGCGCCGTCGACGCCACCCGCATCCGGGGATAGCGGGCCGACGCCGGCGGTCAAGCCTGGGCCGGCACCGACGGTGCCCTGA
- a CDS encoding Dihydropteroate synthase, protein MHWHTTRFTIDLARPRVMGIVNVTPDSFSDGGRHRNAVDALAHCEQLLRDGADMLDIGGESTRPGARPVPAEEELARVLPVVAAAVSFGVPVSVDTSKPQVMRAVLDLGADIVNDVWALRLPGAAQLLAEHGRAGVCLMHMHREPQTMQTAPMTDDVVPQVLSFLQQRVDALRGLGLDANRIVVDPGIGFGKTAAQNFALLARQRELLAAGRPLLVGWSRKSSLATVAGGDASGPGDRLIPSVAAALLAVERGARLVRVHDVRETVAALKVWSASNTIAGDPHQQTG, encoded by the coding sequence ATGCACTGGCACACCACCCGATTCACGATCGATCTGGCGCGCCCGCGCGTGATGGGCATCGTCAACGTCACGCCGGACTCGTTTTCCGACGGCGGTCGTCATCGCAACGCGGTGGATGCGCTCGCGCACTGCGAGCAGTTGCTGCGCGATGGAGCAGACATGCTTGACATCGGCGGCGAGTCGACCCGGCCCGGCGCGCGGCCGGTGCCGGCCGAGGAAGAGCTGGCGCGCGTGCTGCCGGTGGTCGCGGCGGCGGTCAGCTTCGGCGTGCCGGTGTCGGTCGACACCTCGAAGCCGCAGGTGATGCGGGCGGTGCTGGATCTGGGCGCGGACATCGTCAACGACGTGTGGGCGCTGCGCCTGCCCGGCGCCGCGCAGCTGCTGGCCGAGCATGGTCGTGCCGGCGTCTGCCTGATGCACATGCACCGCGAGCCGCAGACGATGCAGACCGCGCCGATGACCGATGACGTGGTTCCGCAGGTGCTCTCGTTTCTGCAGCAGCGCGTGGACGCGCTGCGCGGCTTGGGGTTAGATGCGAATCGCATCGTGGTCGATCCGGGGATCGGCTTCGGCAAGACGGCGGCGCAGAACTTCGCGCTGCTCGCGCGACAGCGCGAACTGCTGGCGGCGGGCCGCCCGCTGCTCGTCGGCTGGTCGCGCAAGTCCTCGCTGGCCACGGTGGCGGGGGGCGATGCGTCCGGACCGGGCGATCGGCTGATTCCCAGCGTGGCGGCGGCGCTGCTCGCCGTCGAGCGCGGCGCAAGGCTCGTGCGGGTGCACGATGTTCGCGAAACGGTGGCCGCGTTGAAAGTCTGGAGTGCTTCGAATACGATAGCGGGCGATCCGCACCAACAAACGGGATGA
- a CDS encoding Phosphoglucosamine mutase — protein sequence MTRKYFGTDGIRGKVGELPITPDFVLRLAHAVGQVLKKTEPRPTVLIGKDTRISGYMLESALESGFNSAGVDVVLLGPLPTPGVAYLTRALRASLGVVISASHNPFGDNGIKFFSARGSKLPDAWEQAVEAALEQAPRWADSASLGKARRLDDAAGRYIEFCKSTFANDLTLKGLKIVVDAAHGAAYHIAPKVFHELGAEVTAIGCAPDGLNINRGVGATHPDALMQAVREQGADYGIALDGDADRVMVADEGGRLYNGDELLFLLASDRHARGEAVPGVVGTQMTNMAVELALKAQGIALVRARVGDRYVLEALEQQGWLLGGEGSGHLLALDKHTTGDGLISALQVLQACVRSGRTLAQLLAEITLFPQTLLNVRIAPGQDWRSNGPLAQETRAVEAELGAAGRVLIRPSGTEPVLRVMVEARDAAKARDCAERLARAVVGAP from the coding sequence ATGACGCGCAAATACTTCGGCACCGACGGCATTCGCGGCAAGGTCGGCGAGCTGCCGATCACGCCGGATTTCGTGCTGCGGCTGGCGCACGCGGTCGGCCAGGTGCTTAAAAAAACCGAGCCGCGACCGACGGTGCTGATCGGCAAGGACACGCGGATCTCGGGCTACATGCTCGAGAGCGCGCTCGAATCCGGATTCAACTCGGCGGGGGTCGACGTGGTGCTGCTGGGGCCGTTGCCGACGCCCGGCGTCGCCTACCTCACGCGCGCGCTGCGCGCGAGCTTGGGCGTGGTGATCAGTGCCAGTCACAACCCGTTCGGCGACAACGGCATCAAATTCTTCAGTGCGCGCGGCAGCAAGCTGCCGGATGCATGGGAGCAGGCGGTCGAGGCCGCACTCGAACAAGCGCCGCGCTGGGCCGATTCGGCATCGCTCGGCAAGGCGCGCCGGCTCGACGACGCGGCCGGCCGCTACATCGAGTTCTGCAAGAGCACGTTCGCGAACGACCTGACCTTGAAGGGCCTGAAGATCGTGGTCGACGCGGCGCACGGCGCGGCCTACCACATCGCCCCCAAGGTATTCCACGAACTGGGGGCCGAGGTCACCGCGATCGGCTGCGCGCCCGATGGCCTCAACATCAACCGCGGCGTCGGCGCGACCCATCCCGATGCGCTGATGCAGGCGGTGCGCGAACAGGGTGCCGATTACGGCATCGCGCTCGACGGGGATGCCGACCGCGTGATGGTGGCCGACGAGGGCGGCAGGCTCTACAACGGCGACGAACTGCTGTTCCTGCTCGCGAGCGACCGGCACGCGCGCGGCGAGGCGGTGCCCGGCGTCGTCGGCACTCAAATGACGAACATGGCGGTCGAGCTCGCGCTGAAAGCCCAAGGGATCGCTCTGGTGCGCGCGCGCGTCGGTGATCGCTACGTGCTCGAAGCGCTGGAGCAGCAGGGTTGGCTGCTCGGCGGCGAGGGTTCGGGCCACCTGCTGGCGCTGGACAAGCACACGACCGGCGACGGCCTGATCAGCGCGCTGCAGGTGCTGCAGGCGTGCGTGCGCAGCGGCCGCACGCTGGCGCAGCTGCTGGCCGAGATCACGCTGTTTCCACAGACCCTGCTCAACGTGCGGATCGCGCCGGGGCAGGACTGGCGCAGCAACGGCCCGCTGGCGCAGGAGACGCGCGCGGTCGAGGCCGAACTGGGCGCGGCCGGGCGGGTGCTGATCCGGCCCAGCGGCACCGAGCCTGTGCTCCGGGTCATGGTCGAGGCGCGCGACGCGGCGAAGGCCCGTGACTGCGCCGAGCGGCTGGCCCGGGCTGTCGTCGGCGCGCCCTAG
- a CDS encoding phosphate ABC transporter, substrate-binding protein PstS, whose translation MLMKLHPAIVLGFTALAGALALPAAAQDATGAGSSFAAPIYSRWSFDYNKATGAKINYQSVGSSAGIQQIKAKTVDFGASDMPLSDEALAKDGLIQFPTVIGGVIPVVNIKGIAPGQLKLDGKVLGDIYLGKITKWSDPAIHALNPTLSLPDGVISPVRRADGSGTTFLFTDYLSKVNPQWKKEVGEGTAVNWPTGAGGKGNEGVAAFVARLPNSIGYVEYAYVKQNKMTYALLKNAAGHFVAPDAAAFKAAAAGATWSRSFYQILTDQPGKDAWPITGATFILMHKVQDKPAQAAAVLGFFDWAYRNGDASAQAIDYVPLPASVKAAVQESWGLVKDASGKPVAYGGGKTGS comes from the coding sequence ATGCTCATGAAGTTACACCCAGCGATCGTGCTCGGCTTCACCGCCTTAGCCGGCGCACTCGCCCTGCCGGCCGCCGCGCAGGATGCGACCGGTGCCGGATCGTCGTTCGCGGCGCCGATCTATTCGCGCTGGTCCTTTGACTACAACAAGGCCACCGGCGCGAAGATCAACTACCAGTCGGTCGGATCGAGTGCCGGCATCCAGCAGATCAAGGCGAAAACGGTCGATTTCGGTGCGTCGGACATGCCGCTTTCCGACGAAGCACTCGCGAAGGACGGCCTGATCCAGTTCCCGACGGTGATCGGCGGTGTGATCCCCGTGGTCAACATCAAGGGCATCGCGCCGGGCCAGCTGAAACTCGACGGCAAGGTGCTCGGCGACATCTACCTCGGCAAGATCACCAAATGGAGCGATCCGGCGATTCACGCGCTGAACCCGACCTTGTCGCTGCCGGATGGGGTGATTTCTCCGGTGCGCCGCGCGGACGGCTCCGGCACCACCTTCCTGTTTACCGACTATCTCAGCAAGGTCAATCCGCAGTGGAAGAAGGAGGTCGGCGAGGGCACGGCGGTCAACTGGCCGACCGGCGCCGGCGGCAAGGGGAACGAGGGCGTCGCGGCTTTCGTCGCCCGGTTGCCGAATTCGATCGGCTATGTCGAATACGCGTACGTGAAGCAGAACAAGATGACTTACGCGCTGCTCAAGAATGCCGCGGGCCACTTCGTGGCACCGGACGCCGCCGCGTTCAAGGCCGCGGCTGCGGGCGCAACCTGGTCCAGGAGCTTTTATCAGATCCTCACCGACCAGCCCGGCAAGGACGCCTGGCCGATCACCGGTGCGACCTTCATCCTGATGCACAAGGTTCAGGATAAACCCGCGCAGGCGGCGGCCGTGCTCGGCTTCTTCGACTGGGCGTATCGCAATGGCGACGCATCGGCGCAGGCGATCGACTATGTCCCGCTGCCAGCCTCTGTCAAGGCGGCGGTGCAAGAGAGCTGGGGCCTGGTGAAGGACGCCTCCGGCAAGCCAGTGGCTTACGGTGGCGGCAAGACCGGTTCGTAA
- a CDS encoding phosphate ABC transporter, permease protein PstC has translation MSFDTPQRLAPDAGRAAGRPRGGALTDRLFGSAAAAAALLTLGLLVGIIVSLIVGAWPAIEKFGLGFVASSAWDPVHADFGGLVMTCGTLATAFIALLIAVPVSFGIALFLTELAPAWLRQPLGTAVELLAAVPSIVYGMWGLLIFSPLLATWVQQPLQAAFGRVPYLGALFSGPPVGIGILSAGIILAIMIIPYIAAVMRDVFAVTPPLLKESAYGLGATTWEVVVRVVLPYTRAGVIGGIMLGLGRALGETMAVTFVIGNFNQLDSFSLFQAANSITSALANEFAEAGAGLHRASLMYLGLILFFITFVVLALSKLLLARMQRKEGARA, from the coding sequence GTGAGCTTCGACACGCCGCAGCGCCTTGCGCCTGACGCGGGCAGGGCCGCTGGCCGGCCGCGTGGCGGCGCGCTGACGGATCGCCTCTTCGGATCCGCCGCCGCGGCGGCTGCGCTGCTGACGCTCGGCCTGCTGGTCGGCATCATCGTTTCGCTGATCGTCGGCGCATGGCCGGCGATCGAGAAGTTCGGGCTTGGCTTCGTCGCGAGCAGCGCCTGGGATCCGGTGCATGCCGACTTCGGCGGGCTGGTGATGACCTGCGGCACGCTGGCGACTGCGTTCATTGCGCTGCTGATCGCGGTACCGGTTAGCTTCGGCATTGCGCTGTTCCTGACCGAACTCGCGCCGGCCTGGCTGCGCCAGCCGCTGGGCACGGCGGTCGAGTTGCTGGCCGCGGTGCCGTCGATCGTCTACGGGATGTGGGGGCTGCTGATATTCTCGCCGCTGCTCGCGACCTGGGTGCAGCAGCCGTTGCAGGCCGCGTTCGGCCGCGTGCCTTACCTGGGCGCGCTGTTCTCCGGGCCGCCGGTCGGCATCGGCATCCTGTCGGCCGGCATCATCCTCGCGATCATGATCATTCCTTACATCGCGGCGGTGATGCGCGACGTGTTCGCCGTCACGCCGCCGCTGCTGAAGGAATCCGCGTACGGACTCGGCGCGACGACCTGGGAGGTCGTGGTCCGGGTCGTGCTGCCGTACACCCGTGCCGGCGTGATCGGCGGCATCATGCTCGGTCTGGGGCGCGCGCTCGGGGAGACGATGGCCGTCACCTTCGTGATCGGCAACTTCAACCAGCTCGATTCGTTCAGCCTGTTCCAGGCCGCCAACAGCATCACCTCGGCGTTGGCCAACGAATTCGCCGAGGCCGGCGCCGGCCTGCACCGGGCGTCGCTGATGTACCTGGGGCTGATCCTGTTCTTCATCACGTTCGTGGTGCTGGCCCTGTCCAAGCTGCTGCTGGCGCGGATGCAAAGGAAGGAAGGGGCGCGGGCATGA
- a CDS encoding phosphate ABC transporter, permease protein PstA — MNGLRPVDQRLARVRSRQRVNRVALALSVAAMAFGLFWLFWILWETLRLGVGGLTLATLTQMTPPPNEAGGLANALYGSAVMVAMATLIGAPVGILAGVYLSEYEGAGWLAATTRFVNDILLSAPSIVIGLFIYAVVVARYRSFSGWSGALALALIVIPVVLRTTENMLRLVPAGLREAAYALGAPKWKVTLSITLRAARAGVITGVLLSVARIAGETAPLLFTALGNQFWNSNLSQPMASVPTTIFKFAMSPYDNWQKLAWAGVLLITVAVLGLNLLARALSRSRH, encoded by the coding sequence ATGAACGGATTGCGGCCGGTCGATCAGCGTCTCGCGCGCGTGCGGAGCCGCCAGCGCGTGAACCGGGTCGCGCTCGCGCTGTCCGTGGCGGCGATGGCGTTTGGCCTGTTCTGGCTGTTCTGGATCCTGTGGGAGACGCTGCGGCTGGGCGTCGGCGGGCTCACGCTGGCCACGCTGACGCAGATGACGCCGCCGCCGAACGAGGCCGGTGGGCTTGCGAACGCGCTCTATGGTTCGGCGGTGATGGTGGCAATGGCGACGCTGATCGGCGCGCCGGTCGGCATCCTGGCCGGTGTCTACCTGTCGGAATACGAGGGGGCCGGCTGGCTCGCCGCGACGACCCGGTTCGTCAACGACATCCTGCTGTCCGCGCCGTCGATCGTGATCGGCCTGTTCATCTACGCGGTGGTGGTCGCGCGCTACCGGTCGTTCTCGGGTTGGTCCGGCGCGCTCGCGCTGGCGCTGATCGTGATCCCGGTGGTGCTTCGGACCACGGAAAACATGCTGCGCCTGGTGCCGGCGGGGCTGCGCGAGGCCGCCTACGCGCTTGGTGCACCGAAATGGAAGGTGACGCTGTCGATCACGCTGCGCGCCGCGCGCGCCGGCGTCATCACCGGCGTGCTGCTCAGCGTAGCGCGCATCGCCGGCGAAACCGCGCCGCTGCTGTTCACCGCACTCGGCAACCAGTTCTGGAACAGCAACTTAAGCCAGCCGATGGCCAGCGTGCCGACGACGATTTTCAAGTTCGCGATGAGTCCGTATGACAACTGGCAGAAGCTCGCCTGGGCCGGCGTGCTGCTGATCACGGTCGCGGTGCTGGGCCTGAACCTGCTGGCGCGCGCGCTGTCGCGCAGTCGCCATTGA